A section of the Rhipicephalus sanguineus isolate Rsan-2018 chromosome 11, BIME_Rsan_1.4, whole genome shotgun sequence genome encodes:
- the LOC119374996 gene encoding LOW QUALITY PROTEIN: 40S ribosomal protein S12, mitochondrial-like (The sequence of the model RefSeq protein was modified relative to this genomic sequence to represent the inferred CDS: inserted 1 base in 1 codon) produces the protein MAQLVLQKERVPRSILLRTTAWQASLPTTYASKSTANAPATLQIHRPSLPTVQPVRHRFLCPVQGQPHRDGLIYDPILEKVHAGGIPPPKKKRRHPLDSKPFMKGVVIKTLIXKPKKPNSANRKCVLVRLSNGKEATAYVPGVGHNLQEHSVVLVYKSRTKDVPGLKLKVVRGKYDCAHVIRKPQAGS, from the exons ATGGCACAGCTGGTCCTTCAGAAGGAGCGCGTTCCTAG GTCTATCCTTTTGCGCACCACGGCGTGGCAGGCGAGCCTGCCGACCACTTatgccagcaagtcgacggcaaACGCTCCCGCGACACTGCAAATCCACAGGCCGAGCCTGCCGACCGTCCAACCGGTGCGTCACCGGTTTCTTTGTCCGGTTCAAGGGCAACCTCACCGTGATGGCCTCATCTACGACCCGATCCTTGAAAAGGTGCATGCCGGCGGCATCCCACCACCCAAGAAGAAGCGCCGCCACCCACTAGACAGCAAGCCCTTCATGAAAGGCGTTGTGATCAAGACGCTCA AAAAGCCCAAGAAGCCAAACTCGGCCAATCGCAAGTGCGTACTGGTGCGTCTCTCTAACGGCAAGGAGGCGACGGCCTACGTGCCCGGCGTCGGCCACAACCTGCAGGAGCACAGCGTCGTCCTGGTGTACAAGTCGAGGACAAAGGACGTCCCGGGACTCAAGCTCAAAGTGGTGCGCGGGAAGTATGACTGCGCCCACGTAATCAGGAAACCGCAGGCCGGATCGTGA